In Aristaeella hokkaidonensis, the following are encoded in one genomic region:
- a CDS encoding glycoside hydrolase family 88 protein — MLERYEEALSRIAGKYRKTAEAAAEAGIIPYQSAGGKWITSPYDGNSWWTGGFWPGLMWQLWVLTGDSFFRQEARRAEKLLTEEFRSFRLLNHDVGFMYLLSCGADAKLTGDAQAETDTLHAASLLMGRFNPAGFIRAWNEPERTGYAIIDCMMNLNLLYRASRDTDDPRFRLTAKIHADTTLREFLREDGSVSHIIEFDPESGKRIREHAGQGCALGSQWSRGQAWGLYGFALAGRHLKDVKYTEAARKIAGNFTAHIREDGLTDCDFCQPAEEERIDNIAGAIAACGLQELASLTGEDTWNQHAERLIDGMLEHCADWGNEHCGILTRCTASYHDDGAGRHTNITYGDYFLVEALMKFCGKDPELWS, encoded by the coding sequence TTGCTGGAACGCTATGAAGAAGCACTGAGCCGGATCGCCGGAAAATACAGGAAAACCGCGGAAGCGGCAGCAGAGGCCGGGATTATTCCTTACCAGAGCGCGGGCGGGAAATGGATCACCAGTCCCTATGACGGGAACAGCTGGTGGACCGGAGGATTCTGGCCGGGCCTGATGTGGCAGCTGTGGGTGCTGACAGGAGACAGTTTCTTCCGGCAAGAGGCACGCCGGGCTGAAAAACTGCTGACGGAGGAGTTCCGTTCCTTCCGGCTGCTGAACCATGACGTTGGTTTTATGTACCTGCTGTCCTGCGGAGCGGACGCCAAGCTGACAGGGGACGCACAGGCGGAGACAGATACACTGCATGCAGCCTCCTTGCTGATGGGACGGTTTAATCCTGCGGGATTCATCCGGGCATGGAACGAGCCGGAACGGACGGGATATGCCATTATTGACTGTATGATGAACCTGAACCTGCTGTATCGTGCCAGCCGGGATACGGATGATCCGCGGTTCAGGCTGACGGCAAAAATCCACGCCGACACAACCCTGCGGGAATTCCTGCGGGAGGACGGATCGGTAAGCCATATTATTGAGTTTGATCCGGAAAGCGGAAAGCGGATCCGGGAACACGCGGGGCAGGGCTGCGCACTGGGAAGCCAGTGGAGCCGGGGACAGGCCTGGGGCCTGTACGGATTTGCGCTGGCCGGGCGGCATCTGAAGGATGTGAAGTACACAGAGGCGGCGAGGAAAATCGCCGGAAACTTCACAGCACATATCCGGGAGGACGGCCTGACAGACTGCGACTTCTGCCAGCCGGCGGAGGAGGAACGGATTGACAATATTGCCGGGGCGATCGCGGCCTGCGGCCTGCAGGAACTGGCGTCGCTGACCGGTGAAGACACCTGGAACCAGCATGCGGAACGGCTGATTGACGGAATGCTGGAACACTGTGCGGACTGGGGAAATGAACACTGCGGCATTCTCACCCGCTGCACGGCAAGCTACCATGACGACGGAGCCGGACGGCATACCAATATAACCTACGGAGATTATTTCCTGGTGGAAGCACTGATGAAGTTCTGCGGCAAGGATCCGGAACTGTGGAGCTGA